One window of the Gavia stellata isolate bGavSte3 chromosome 9, bGavSte3.hap2, whole genome shotgun sequence genome contains the following:
- the ZNF518A gene encoding zinc finger protein 518A — translation MPSEKEQFFPDKKQINLLKHNAAKNFSTDTTLEKALVNDPMNMLTQPAILDVNLSYELKNVKIDLPKVNIPNEVLMKHEVDRFRRLFQCKQQTARKSLSLEKINGSNPNCSEGSHMQNKPEVQFEEGLKTAAKILNFTCTKCKDNIRYSPNDLQKHFQLLHYGELPLYPCEMCNFSANDFQSFKQHRRTHRSTLVKCELCNDEHMYTLLDLTKHFTSKHCVNGHFQCEKCGFSTQDVGTFVQHIHRHNEIPYKCGKCPHISFTKEEFQKHLLVHTSVFPFGCQYCSYSTPRKDYLLKHIIALHRDHLYAKEKLEKDKCEKRIVKTPAGLKLVLRRYKMGSSKKALWRRKKISSGSDKTGEKNAQVLRSVNKTQTKAEELNQCMKDVEANEEKDQITYTEKHNFTGGILSATTAQYHKADDGTSYGLGLLKNAVHGPTVLMVKNNKISVPANYSAKFMGFKMVDGKQHIVIKLLPTSKQNLHLLGQKADPIKDGCTTPLLQTADPCGLSSGAIPHVTDQSTLKNSSVHPLTSPPFSCSAPHSGKTEVEKQNNSLLYGRSVSQTVAPSNVAVGKSSNYLPMKLGSTVPPCDVTKVGTRSNNSWGSYSPPSHPQVLPPTITNTLHYEHMKMPFFPELKIQNGGLNNSNGPNNLYYSTSVDSSNEGLLSFHNYSKMDTSDNPCSIWMSTDDRYKELIPSKTVSFQNSRRNESASSYSELMKGLKPEKVVSAQSSINKTYGLINAKNNSVSSKSQSKCVVDSECFMEDQHNGQQYLDPNIHQGFENVAEKFQEDASECVNSVLMPKITSVFSLQSEQAANYLSPEINQLLQDVLKVKATTQQESHSKSNNCVKLHSDKLLSGHETGNKAFTHLKSSATACGFQRPPSNVGFHLYKRELNTRCSTNEGTHCGRERQTPRTSFGSQGMDKLSRTMGVGTLIKTHTDAIITQQLVKDKILSTTPNPSNFSPVLQEQKKPLLVQSPSSGFFVPLHLANQPGLQVVSGKSLPSTSSSDGHVTKGVPASFVLNKGSGMILTFSGAIGTVANVPSDSSQVLGRVASREYGKITIPASKVEGKNDVFRSVRSSCNRRACSTANGSLNSMPFKGPLVITNSSESSVKGISSVKVLSEHQDAVFGSLESVNQQEIKQKQRVYALLPDGQQAVFLKCMTPNKPVIHKHSVFPDNAHYQNCQPKKTGAMQQNLLLKIKTSTADTLADTTQSVSNSVPSLQLDNLQSLTPALAQKQTNLTSNDALILPGRLMPANASLASSNPACCVPPVEPVYSTKSAGTRLQKGSIESTQVITPNNRNNFGSQKSTWSTRNRTTKVKPRLKQTGSKSSETVGVQRNRNFKRKSKDNCPEPPRKKVMLHRKCKEKNQAEVVSESGGPYKPRASKETVRTLKLLPFNSKQLVKCPRRNQPVVVLNHPDADVPEVVNVMKTIAKFKGHVLKVSLSKRTIEALLQPAFRNSLDVTTDDLSQKRHRTIKPISPVKERFVLKLTLKKTSKNNYQIVKTTSDNTLKAKFSCWFCGRVFDNQDNWVGHGQRHLMEATRDWNSLM, via the coding sequence ATGCCATCTGAAAAGGAACAGTTCTTTCCtgataaaaagcaaattaatttgttaaaaCACAATGCTGCGAAGAATTTTTCTACAGATACTACTTTGGAAAAAGCCCTGGTGAATGATCCCATGAATATGCTGACTCAGCCAGCAATTTTAGATGTCAATCTCTCTTACGAactaaaaaatgtgaaaattgaTTTACCCAAGGTGAACATTCCAAATGAAGTATTAATGAAACATGAAGTTGATAGATTTAGAAGACTCTTTCAGTGTAAACAGCAAACTGCAAGAAAGTCCTTAAGtctagagaaaataaatggaagcaATCCCAATTGTTCAGAGGGAAGCCACATGCAAAATAAACCAGAAGTGCAATTTGAAGAAGGGTTGAAAACTGCAGCAAAGATACTGAATTTCACTTGTACGAAGTGCAAGGATAACATTAGATACAGCCCAAATGATCTGCAGAAACACTTTCAGCTGTTACACTACGGCGAGTTGCCGTTGTATCCCTGTGAGATGTGTAACTTCTCCGCTAATGACTTTCAGTCATTTAAACAGCATAGACGCACCCATCGTAGCACTTTAGTAAAATGTGAGCTCTGTAATGATGAGCATATGTACACTTTGTTGGATTTGACAAAACACTTCACATCAAAGCATTGTGTCAATGGTCACTTTCAGTGTGAAAAATGTGGGTTTTCTACCCAGGATGTGGGCACATTTGTTCAACACATTCACAGACATAATGAGATTCCATATAAATGTGGAAAATGCCCTCACATAAGCTTTACAAAAGAGGAGTTCCAGAAACATCTTCTTGTTCATACCAGTGTGTTTCCTTTTGGTTGTCAATATTGCAGTTACAGCACACCACGGAAAGattatcttttaaaacacatcATAGCTTTGCATAGAGACCACTTATAcgcaaaagaaaaactggaaaaggataaatgtgaaaaaagaatAGTGAAGACTCCAGCAGGACTGAAGCTTGTGTTAAGAAGGTATAAAATGGGATCATCGAAAAAAGCACTCTGGAGACggaaaaaaataagcagtgGAAGTGacaaaactggagaaaaaaatgcacaagtGCTAAGAAGTGTGAATAAAACTCAAACAAAAGCTGAGGAGCTGAACCAGTGTATGAAAGATGTggaagcaaatgaagaaaaagatcaAATTACATATACAGAAAAGCATAATTTCACAGGTGGAATCCTCTCTGCTACTACTGCACAATACCATAAAGCAGATGATGGAACCAGTTATGGCCTGGGATTATTGAAAAATGCTGTTCATGGGCCAACGGTATTGATGGtcaaaaacaataaaatatctGTTCCAGCAAATTACAGTGCTAAATTTATGGGATTTAAAATGGTAGATGGAAAACAACATATTGTTATAAAATTATTACCTACAAGTAAGCAAAACTTACATTTGTTGGGTCAGAAAGCTGATCCTATTAAAGATGGTTGTACAACTCCTTTGCTCCAGACTGCTGATCCCTGTGGCTTGTCTTCAGGTGCTATACCACATGTAACTGATCAGTCAACCTTAAAAAACAGTTCTGTTCACCCATTAACCTCCCCTCCATTTTCTTGTTCTGCTCCTCattcaggaaaaacagaagtggaaaaacaaaataactcCTTATTGTATGGTAGGAGTGTTTCTCAAACTGTAGCACCTTCTAATGTAGCTGTAGGAAAAAGTTCGAATTATTTGCCAATGAAGTTGGGCTCAACTGTACCTCCATGTGATGTGACAAAAGTTGGAACTCGCAGTAATAACTCGTGGGGAAGCTATAGCCCTCCAAGTCATCCTCAGGTATTACCACCCACTATTACAAATACGCTTCACTATGAGCATATGAAAATGCCCTTCTTTCctgaactgaaaatacaaaatggtgGCCTGAATAATAGTAATGGACCTAATAATCTCTATTATTCAACTTCAGTGGATTCTTCTAATGAAGGGTTGCTGTCTTTTCACAACTATTCCAAAATGGACACTTCAGATAATCCATGTAGCATTTGGATGTCAACTGATGACAGATACAAAGAATTAATACCTagcaaaactgtttcttttcaaaacagtaGGAGAAATGAATCTGCATCTTCATATTCAGAGTTGATGAAAGGCTTAAAACCAGAGAAAGTTGTATCAGCCCAATCAAGTATTAATAAAACTTATGGACTCATAAACGCTAAGAATAACTCTGTGTCATCTAAAAGCCAATCTAAATGTGTTGTTGACAGCGAGTGTTTTATGGAGGACCAGCATAATGGCCAGCAGTATTTGGACCCTAACATACATCAAGGCTTTGAGAACGTAGCTGAGAAATTCCAAGAAGATGCCTCTGAATGTGTTAATTCAGTCTTAATGCCTAAAATCACATCTGTTTTCTCATTGCAGAGTGAACAGGCAGCTAATTATTTATCGCCTGAAATAAACCAGTTACTGCAAGATGTGTTAAAAGTGAAAGCAACTACTCAGCAAGAATCCCACAGCAAGTCAAACAACTGCGTAAAACTTCATTCTGACAAGCTGCTTTCTGGTCACGAGACAGGGAATAAAGCCTTTACGCATTTAAAAAGCTCGGCAACTGCATGTGGTTTTCAGAGGCCTCCTTCTAATGTAGGCTTTCATTTATATAAGAGGGAGTTGAACACAAGATGTAGCACAAATGAAGGTACACATTGTgggagagaaagacagacaccCAGAACATCATTTGGTTCACAGGGAATGGATAAATTATCCAGAACTATGGGTGTTGGTACGTTGATAAAAACTCATACAGATGCAATCATAACACAGCAGTTAGTAAAAGATAAAATACTGTCTACAACCCCAAATCCTAGCAACTTCTCGccagttcttcaggaacagaaGAAACCCCTTTTAGTTCAGTCCCCTTCATCAGGattttttgttcctttgcaCCTTGCTAACCAGCCTGGACTACAGGTGGTTTCAGGAAAATCTCTTCCGTCAACCAGTTCATCAGATGGGCATGTGACTAAAGGTGTACCTgcatcttttgttttaaataaaggatCTGGAATGATACTGACTTTTAGTGGGGCAATTGGAACAGTTGCAAATGTCCCTAGTGATAGTTCTCAGGTTTTAGGGAGAGTTGCATCCAGAGAATATGGTAAAATAACCATACCAGCTTCAAaagtggaggggaaaaatgatGTTTTCAGAAGTGTAAGAAGTTCCTGTAATAGGAGAGCGTGTAGTACAGCAAATGGCTCATTGAACAGCATGCCATTCAAAGGACCTCTTGTAATTACAAACTCATCCGAGTCATCTGTGAAAGGAATTTCTTCTGTGAAGGTGTTATCAGAGCATCAGGATGCTGTTTTTGGTTCATTGGAGTCAGTAAACCAAcaggaaattaaacagaaacaaCGTGTTTATGCACTTTTGCCTGATGGACAGCAGgcagtttttctgaaatgtatgaCACCAAACAAGCCTGTAATTCATAAACATAGTGTTTTTCCAGATAATGCTCATTATCAAAATTGTCAACCAAAGAAAACTGGAGCCATGCAACAAAATCTTTTGCTGAAAATTAAGACTTCTACTGCAGATACACTGGCTGATACCACTCAGTCAGTAAGCAACTCAGTGCCCTCACTACAGTTGGATAACTTGCAGTCCCTTACTCCTGCACTAGCACAGAAACAAACTAATCTTACTTCTAATGATGCCTTAATCTTACCAGGTAGGTTAATGCCAGCAAATGCCTCTTTGGCAAGCTCTAATCCAGCATGTTGTGTTCCTCCTGTAGAACCTGTTTATTCTACTAAGTCTGCAGGGACACGGTTGCAAAAAGGTTCTATTGAAAGTACGCAAGTAATAACTCCTAACAACAGGAATAACTTTGGTAGTCAGAAGTCCACATGGAGCACTCGAAACAGAACCACAAAAGTAAAACCTCGTTTAAAACAAACTGGGTCTAAAAGTTCAGAAACTGTGGGTGTGCAAAGAAACAGGAATTTCAAACGGAAAAGTAAGGATAATTGCCCAGAACCTCCAAGAAAGAAGGTAATGTTGCACAGAAAGTGTAAGGAAAAGAATCAAGCTGAAGTTGTTAGTGAATCAGGTGGCCCTTACAAACCAAGGGCATCAAAAGAAACTGTGAGGACTTTGAAATTACTTCCTTTTAATTCTAAACAGCTTGTAAAATGCCCTCGGAGAAATCAACCAGTTGTTGTGCTTAACCATCCTGATGCAGATGTTCCAGAAGTTGTAAATGTAATGAAAACCATTGCTAAATTTAAGGGACATGTTCTTAAGGTTTCATTGTCAAAAAGAACTATTGAAGCGCTTCTGCAGCCAGCCTTCCGCAATTCTTTGGATGTAACTACTGATGATCTTTCTCAAAAGAGGCACAGGACAATAAAACCTATTAGCCCTGTAAAAGAAAGATTTGTCTTAAAGCTGACACTGAAAAAGACTAGCAAAAACAATTATCAGATTGTGAAAACTACCTCTGATAATACCTTGAAAGCTAAGTTTAGCTGCTGGTTTTGCGGTAGAGTATTTGACAATCAGGATAATTGGGTAGGACATGGACAGAGGCATCTGATGGAGGCTACTCGAGATTGGAATTCATTAATGTAA